Proteins encoded within one genomic window of Raineyella fluvialis:
- a CDS encoding NAD-dependent deacylase, protein MRIVVLTGAGISEESGLATFRGAGGLWEGHRVEDVATPEAFELDPETVQRFYDARRRAVASVAPNAAHQALARLEQAIGDDLLVVTQNIDDLHERAGTHHLVHMHGELRRARCLHCGERPWWDGDLVDRPPCPLCGQRMLRPDVVWFGEMPYDLDVIEEAVVACDVFAAVGTSGVVYPAAGYAAMAKAFGARTIELNLWATDAPLPFDEIREGRATVVVPEWVDDIMGSHA, encoded by the coding sequence ATGCGGATCGTGGTGCTGACCGGGGCGGGCATCTCTGAGGAGAGTGGCTTGGCGACCTTCCGGGGTGCTGGAGGTCTGTGGGAGGGGCACCGGGTGGAGGACGTCGCGACGCCCGAGGCGTTCGAGCTGGATCCCGAGACCGTGCAACGGTTCTACGACGCCCGGCGGCGGGCCGTCGCGTCCGTCGCCCCCAACGCAGCCCATCAGGCGCTGGCCCGGCTCGAACAGGCCATCGGTGACGACCTACTCGTGGTGACGCAGAACATCGACGACCTCCACGAGCGCGCGGGCACCCACCACCTCGTGCACATGCACGGGGAACTGCGGCGTGCCCGCTGCCTGCACTGCGGGGAGCGCCCGTGGTGGGACGGCGACCTGGTCGACCGCCCGCCGTGTCCCCTGTGCGGACAGCGGATGCTGCGGCCCGACGTCGTCTGGTTCGGCGAGATGCCGTACGACCTCGACGTGATCGAGGAGGCGGTGGTGGCCTGCGACGTGTTCGCGGCGGTCGGCACGTCCGGCGTGGTCTACCCGGCCGCCGGGTACGCCGCGATGGCGAAGGCCTTCGGCGCCCGTACGATCGAGCTCAATCTCTGGGCGACCGACGCCCCGCTACCGTTCGACGAGATCCGGGAGGGGCGGGCCACTGTGGTGGTCCCCGAATGGGTCGATGACATCATGGGGTCCCATGCGTGA
- the ade gene encoding adenine deaminase, with product MREGSGREGSGRDGSGSVRANVVDIEGRRIRLADVEWSAGVITAITELGPETAGFGYLIPGFVDAHVHIESSLLAPTEFARMAVRHGTVASVSDPHEIANVLGVDGVRWMIDNAAATPFRVLFGAPSCVPATTFETAGARIGPEEVDALLALPDVGYLSEMMDFPGVLSGDAAVGAKIDAALRRGYPVDGHAPGVLGDQARAYAEAGISTDHECATLEEAEDKVAAGMLILIREGSAARNFEALHPLLDSHPGRIMLCSDDLHPSELMHGQIDRLVARAVAYGHDVFTVLAAACLTPQDHYGLDLGRLRLGDPFTAVLLDDLRDFRVRRTWIDGRRAAEDGTSLLPRLTAEPLNAFAAAPVRPQDLAVPGPAAAGSVGCRVITVTDGDLLTGSVLVDLPVRDGIVQPDPADDVLLITVVNRYRPAPPAVAFIRGFGFVRGAIASSVAHDSHNVIGVGTDAASLARAVNAVIEHRGGFAVADDETVEVLPLPIAGLMSDRPAEEVARSYQGLLSRVRTGLGSPLQAPFGTLSFMGLLVVPSLKVSDRGLFDGERFAFTEVVQPG from the coding sequence ATGCGTGAAGGATCAGGGCGTGAAGGATCAGGGCGTGACGGATCGGGGTCCGTACGGGCCAACGTGGTCGACATCGAGGGCCGGCGGATCCGGCTGGCCGACGTCGAGTGGTCGGCCGGGGTGATCACGGCCATCACCGAGCTCGGACCGGAGACGGCCGGGTTCGGCTATCTGATCCCCGGCTTCGTGGATGCGCACGTCCACATCGAGAGCAGCCTGCTGGCCCCGACCGAGTTCGCCCGGATGGCCGTACGGCACGGGACCGTGGCGAGCGTGTCCGATCCGCACGAGATCGCGAACGTCCTCGGCGTCGACGGCGTCCGGTGGATGATCGACAACGCTGCGGCCACCCCGTTCCGGGTGCTCTTCGGGGCACCGAGCTGTGTCCCCGCCACCACCTTCGAGACCGCCGGCGCGCGCATCGGCCCCGAGGAGGTCGACGCGCTGCTCGCCCTGCCGGACGTCGGCTACCTGTCGGAGATGATGGACTTCCCCGGCGTCCTCTCCGGGGACGCGGCCGTGGGGGCGAAGATCGACGCGGCGCTGCGGCGGGGGTACCCGGTCGACGGGCACGCGCCGGGGGTGCTCGGCGACCAGGCCCGCGCGTACGCCGAGGCCGGCATCAGCACCGACCACGAGTGCGCGACGCTGGAGGAGGCTGAGGACAAGGTCGCGGCCGGCATGCTGATCCTCATCCGTGAGGGGTCCGCCGCCCGCAACTTCGAGGCCCTGCACCCGCTGCTCGACAGCCATCCGGGCCGGATCATGCTGTGCAGCGACGACCTCCACCCCAGCGAACTGATGCACGGCCAGATCGACCGGCTGGTGGCGCGCGCGGTGGCGTACGGACATGACGTCTTCACCGTCCTCGCGGCCGCCTGCCTCACCCCCCAGGACCACTACGGTCTGGACCTCGGCCGGCTGCGCCTCGGCGACCCGTTCACCGCGGTGCTGCTCGACGACCTGCGGGACTTCCGGGTGCGGCGGACGTGGATCGACGGCCGGCGGGCCGCCGAGGACGGGACGAGCCTGCTCCCCCGCCTGACCGCGGAGCCGCTGAACGCGTTCGCCGCGGCTCCCGTACGGCCCCAGGACCTGGCCGTGCCCGGTCCCGCAGCAGCGGGCAGCGTCGGGTGCCGTGTCATCACCGTCACCGACGGCGACCTGCTGACCGGCTCGGTGCTCGTCGACCTGCCCGTGCGGGACGGGATCGTGCAGCCCGACCCGGCCGACGACGTCCTGCTGATCACCGTCGTCAATCGCTATCGTCCGGCGCCGCCGGCCGTCGCGTTCATCCGCGGCTTCGGGTTCGTCCGTGGCGCGATCGCGTCCAGCGTGGCCCACGACTCCCACAACGTGATCGGGGTGGGGACCGACGCCGCGTCGCTCGCCCGGGCGGTCAACGCTGTGATCGAGCACCGCGGGGGATTCGCGGTCGCCGACGACGAGACCGTCGAGGTGCTACCGCTGCCGATCGCTGGGCTGATGAGCGATCGGCCTGCCGAGGAGGTCGCCCGGTCCTACCAGGGCCTGCTCAGCCGGGTCCGGACGGGCCTCGGCTCGCCCCTACAGGCGCCGTTCGGGACGTTGTCGTTCATGGGCCTGCTGGTCGTCCCGTCACTGAAGGTGAGCGACCGTGGCCTGTTCGACGGGGAGCGGTTCGCCTTCACGGAGGTCGTCCAGCCCGGCTGA
- a CDS encoding HypC/HybG/HupF family hydrogenase formation chaperone, which yields MSVPSKIVRITPGVLPMADVRVGEREVACCLAYVPEAEVGDFVLVQNGFAIELLDPASAAQSLSAFAELGLIDASADSMSAGLDDLREGEPLPVEQATVAHLQ from the coding sequence GTGTCCGTACCCTCGAAGATCGTCAGGATCACCCCGGGCGTCCTGCCGATGGCCGATGTCCGGGTCGGGGAGCGAGAGGTGGCCTGCTGCCTGGCGTACGTTCCGGAGGCAGAGGTCGGTGACTTCGTGCTGGTGCAGAACGGCTTCGCGATCGAGCTCCTCGACCCCGCATCGGCCGCGCAGTCGCTGAGCGCCTTCGCCGAACTGGGGCTCATCGACGCCTCGGCCGACAGCATGTCAGCCGGGCTGGACGACCTCCGTGAAGGCGAACCGCTCCCCGTCGAACAGGCCACGGTCGCTCACCTTCAGTGA
- a CDS encoding nickel-dependent hydrogenase large subunit: MTQRWVLDEIVDPYGAKVVVDRAPDGTVREARFDLAGLPRIDALLTGQQVAEVPSLVERLCGVCPAAHHLAGIRALESLAGGVDLPAAAVASRRLLHHASAIASHAVRAVGTDREGAVTLRRFAKAVMTAVGSPGHFPVTAVPGGVASRVGVEDRGRCLELLPAALSAAGRIAERTLPVPGPTDAFRGADVALVDDQGRPDLLGSRLRAVSADGEVLVAAAGTSGWDGLVAESAPGQPAPGPTSSPWDRGGAPTASGRSRNCASGP; encoded by the coding sequence GTGACGCAACGGTGGGTGCTCGACGAGATCGTCGACCCGTACGGCGCGAAGGTCGTCGTGGACCGGGCCCCCGACGGGACGGTGCGTGAGGCCAGGTTCGACCTCGCCGGGCTGCCGCGGATCGACGCGCTGCTCACCGGCCAGCAGGTCGCCGAGGTGCCCTCCCTCGTGGAGCGGCTCTGCGGGGTCTGTCCCGCCGCCCACCACCTGGCGGGGATCCGGGCGCTCGAATCCCTCGCCGGCGGCGTCGATCTGCCCGCGGCCGCCGTCGCCTCGCGCCGCCTCCTGCACCACGCCTCCGCGATCGCCTCCCATGCCGTGCGGGCCGTCGGGACCGATCGGGAGGGTGCGGTGACGCTGCGCCGATTCGCCAAGGCCGTGATGACCGCGGTCGGCTCGCCCGGGCATTTTCCCGTCACCGCGGTGCCGGGAGGGGTCGCCTCCCGGGTCGGCGTCGAGGACCGCGGACGCTGCCTCGAGCTGCTGCCCGCTGCCCTGTCGGCCGCCGGCCGGATCGCGGAGCGTACGCTGCCCGTCCCCGGCCCCACCGACGCCTTCCGCGGTGCCGATGTTGCCCTGGTGGATGACCAGGGTCGGCCCGACCTGCTCGGCTCCCGGCTGAGGGCCGTGTCGGCCGACGGAGAGGTGCTCGTTGCCGCCGCCGGGACGAGCGGGTGGGACGGTCTGGTCGCCGAATCGGCGCCGGGCCAGCCCGCCCCCGGCCCTACCTCGTCGCCCTGGGACCGCGGCGGGGCGCCTACCGCGTCGGGCCGGTCGCGCAACTGCGCATCGGGACCCTGA
- a CDS encoding hydrogenase maturation nickel metallochaperone HypA codes for MHELGLLRSVADAVSAAAARAGAIGVQAVGLRVGTLSGTVPEALEGAWPIAVADTVAEGARLELEVVPATVWCPRCATDQPIDEFFALTCPVCGTPTGTLTHGREFEVTWADLDIDPDEPGSATLSHHGSAPRARPAATGPGGARPT; via the coding sequence GTGCACGAACTGGGACTGCTGCGCTCCGTGGCCGATGCGGTCAGTGCCGCCGCCGCGCGGGCCGGGGCCATCGGGGTGCAGGCGGTGGGGCTGCGCGTCGGAACGCTGAGCGGCACGGTCCCCGAAGCCCTCGAGGGCGCCTGGCCGATCGCCGTCGCCGACACCGTCGCCGAGGGAGCCAGGCTGGAGCTGGAAGTCGTCCCCGCCACGGTGTGGTGCCCGCGCTGTGCGACCGACCAGCCGATCGACGAGTTCTTCGCCCTGACCTGCCCGGTGTGTGGCACGCCGACCGGCACCCTGACGCACGGCCGGGAGTTCGAGGTGACCTGGGCGGATCTCGACATCGACCCCGACGAGCCCGGATCCGCGACCCTCAGCCATCATGGCTCTGCGCCCCGAGCCCGGCCGGCAGCCACTGGTCCAGGAGGCGCTCGGCCCACCTGA
- a CDS encoding hydrogenase maturation protease, translating into MIPAGAGAIGATVVLGVGNPIMGDDGVGLALLDALREARGGGTSDAESGGVRVEYVDGGTGGMSLLPLVEEADRLLVLDAVAGPVPGTVVHLAGDQVPRMLSTKLSPHQVGLLDVFAAARLLGREPSIVEVIGVVPESVDLRLGLSPAVAAAVPEAVRWAERLLDQWLPAGLGAQSHDG; encoded by the coding sequence ATGATCCCGGCCGGTGCAGGGGCGATCGGCGCGACCGTCGTGCTCGGCGTCGGCAACCCGATCATGGGTGACGACGGTGTCGGCTTGGCCCTGCTGGACGCGCTGCGCGAGGCGCGCGGTGGCGGGACGAGCGACGCCGAGTCGGGCGGAGTGCGGGTCGAGTACGTCGACGGGGGCACCGGCGGCATGTCGCTGCTCCCGCTGGTCGAGGAGGCCGATCGGCTGCTCGTCCTCGACGCGGTGGCCGGCCCGGTGCCCGGCACCGTCGTGCACCTGGCCGGTGACCAGGTGCCGCGGATGCTGTCCACGAAGTTGTCGCCCCACCAGGTGGGGCTGCTGGACGTGTTCGCGGCGGCCCGGCTGCTCGGCCGGGAGCCGTCGATCGTCGAGGTGATCGGTGTCGTCCCGGAGTCGGTGGACCTGAGACTCGGACTCAGCCCGGCTGTCGCCGCGGCCGTCCCCGAGGCGGTCAGGTGGGCCGAGCGCCTCCTGGACCAGTGGCTGCCGGCCGGGCTCGGGGCGCAGAGCCATGATGGCTGA
- the cybH gene encoding Ni/Fe-hydrogenase, b-type cytochrome subunit, with protein MSVSADSSSASAPSVPTTPRAEPRMWVGSAFSLEHLSEARVLALAALAPRGSTDPVDRALGRALRSERPDIRLPEVEPADVDPARVDRRYSLTRARDFPLSAGSSADVMVMRGRMTDVLRQVSNGPEEKSVARRNAAVALRRGCRTLAVAVAPIGPDGVPGKYRLEGYVTVRPDAAALEGGTMAAHPGNWVRVNVWTGSLRLQHWINVAMVFILSCTGYFIMDPFFGPAAPNGTPTGFLMGWMRLIHFGAAFVWLVVGATRVVLAFISRDPYLRWSAFWPLKKKEDVRNLGRVVQHYALIKKEGPLYLAHNPLQQLTYTAVYVACAVQMATGLTLFGLYNQGNALWRVAALPVHWFGVPGVRLFHTAMMFLLWVFVIIHVYLAVRADSLERHGGLSSMINGGVWLRRGAKPVDAPEVE; from the coding sequence ATGAGCGTCTCCGCCGACTCCTCCTCCGCATCCGCGCCCTCGGTGCCCACCACGCCTCGTGCCGAGCCGCGGATGTGGGTCGGATCGGCCTTCAGCCTGGAACACCTGAGCGAGGCGCGCGTGCTGGCCCTGGCCGCACTGGCGCCGAGGGGCAGCACCGACCCGGTGGACCGGGCACTCGGGCGCGCCCTGCGGTCGGAGCGTCCCGACATCCGGCTGCCCGAGGTCGAGCCCGCCGACGTCGATCCCGCCCGGGTGGACCGCCGCTACAGCCTGACCCGGGCGCGAGATTTTCCGCTCTCCGCCGGCTCCAGCGCCGATGTGATGGTGATGCGGGGACGGATGACCGACGTGCTGCGCCAGGTCAGCAACGGCCCGGAGGAGAAGTCGGTCGCCAGGCGTAACGCCGCGGTCGCCCTGCGGCGTGGCTGCCGGACCCTTGCCGTGGCGGTGGCGCCGATCGGCCCCGACGGCGTCCCCGGGAAGTACCGGCTGGAGGGGTACGTCACCGTACGACCCGACGCGGCGGCACTGGAGGGCGGGACGATGGCCGCCCACCCGGGCAACTGGGTGCGGGTGAACGTGTGGACGGGCTCCCTGCGACTCCAGCACTGGATCAACGTCGCCATGGTGTTCATCCTCAGCTGCACCGGCTACTTCATCATGGATCCGTTCTTCGGCCCCGCCGCACCGAACGGGACCCCGACCGGCTTCCTGATGGGGTGGATGCGGCTCATCCACTTCGGGGCCGCGTTCGTCTGGCTCGTCGTCGGCGCGACCCGCGTGGTGCTGGCCTTCATCTCCCGCGACCCTTATCTGCGCTGGTCCGCGTTCTGGCCACTGAAGAAGAAGGAGGACGTCCGCAACCTCGGTCGGGTCGTCCAGCACTACGCCTTGATCAAGAAGGAGGGGCCCCTCTATCTGGCCCACAATCCGCTGCAGCAACTGACCTATACCGCGGTCTACGTCGCCTGCGCCGTCCAGATGGCCACGGGCCTGACCCTGTTCGGCCTGTACAACCAGGGCAACGCGTTGTGGCGGGTCGCGGCATTGCCGGTCCACTGGTTCGGCGTGCCCGGGGTCCGGCTGTTCCACACCGCGATGATGTTCCTGCTGTGGGTCTTCGTGATCATCCACGTCTACCTGGCGGTGCGGGCCGACTCCCTGGAGCGCCACGGCGGCCTGTCGTCGATGATCAACGGTGGCGTGTGGCTGCGACGCGGCGCCAAGCCGGTCGACGCCCCGGAGGTCGAATGA
- a CDS encoding nickel-dependent hydrogenase large subunit: MAQRVVIDPLTRIEGHLRIELETGNHKIDKAWSETTQFRGIETIVAGRDPRDAWAFVQRICGVCTSVHAVASIVAVENAIGSNPPTQARLIRDMVLASQNIQDHVIHFYHLHALDWVNVPSAATADPQKAVDFAKAIGSTWKGNTVARMTEVRDTVKGILDSGQLTIFTGGYWNHPDYRLPPEANLMAVAHYLDALQFQRSMIRIGTVFGGKNPHPNFLVGGMACTIDPSHSESINQVQIDQIRQWIAESAEFVNDCYLPDATAIMGVYKDYFDIGAAQPNYLAVGLAGATYAGDPAASRLTSAFTAVKPGAIYDGDLGTVHPFDPTRIAEWVSSAWYTYQDGDVGLTPDKGETTPHYTGPQPPYDWVADHPQYTWSKAPRYDGRVVQVGPVARVMLAYAQGHPATKALVDAATKKLGITVGQLNSTAGRTLARALECSVLADILARTTFPTFVKNLKGGDIDVFDPSKWEPSSWPASSSGFSLVEVPRGFLSHWVSVEKGKVARYQAVVPTTWLAGGRDAQGRQGPYEESLAGKGQHPLADPSQPLEPLRTIHSFDPCMSCAVHVMDPEGAELQVATS; this comes from the coding sequence ATGGCACAGCGAGTCGTGATCGACCCCCTCACCCGGATCGAGGGGCACCTGCGGATCGAACTGGAGACCGGCAACCACAAGATCGACAAGGCGTGGAGCGAGACCACCCAGTTCCGTGGCATCGAGACCATCGTCGCCGGGCGAGACCCGCGCGACGCGTGGGCCTTCGTGCAGCGGATCTGCGGGGTGTGCACCTCGGTGCACGCGGTCGCGTCGATCGTCGCGGTGGAGAACGCCATCGGCTCGAATCCGCCGACGCAGGCCCGGCTGATCCGCGACATGGTCCTGGCGTCCCAGAACATCCAGGACCACGTCATCCACTTCTACCACCTGCACGCGCTCGACTGGGTGAACGTGCCCTCCGCGGCGACCGCCGACCCGCAGAAGGCGGTGGACTTCGCCAAGGCGATCGGGTCCACCTGGAAGGGCAACACCGTCGCCCGGATGACGGAGGTGCGCGACACCGTCAAGGGCATCCTCGACTCCGGCCAGCTCACCATCTTCACCGGCGGCTACTGGAACCACCCGGACTACCGGCTGCCACCCGAGGCCAACCTGATGGCCGTCGCGCACTACCTGGATGCCCTCCAGTTCCAGCGCTCCATGATCCGCATCGGCACGGTCTTCGGCGGCAAGAACCCGCACCCCAACTTCCTCGTCGGGGGCATGGCCTGCACGATCGACCCGAGCCACTCCGAGTCGATCAACCAGGTGCAGATCGACCAGATCAGGCAATGGATCGCCGAGTCGGCCGAGTTCGTCAACGACTGCTACCTCCCCGACGCCACCGCGATCATGGGCGTCTACAAGGACTATTTCGACATCGGCGCCGCGCAGCCGAACTACCTGGCCGTCGGTCTGGCCGGAGCCACCTACGCCGGTGACCCTGCCGCTTCCCGGCTCACCTCGGCCTTCACCGCGGTGAAGCCGGGGGCGATCTACGACGGTGACCTTGGCACCGTCCATCCCTTCGACCCGACCCGGATCGCCGAATGGGTGAGTTCGGCCTGGTACACCTACCAGGACGGCGACGTCGGTCTGACCCCCGACAAGGGTGAGACCACCCCGCACTACACCGGCCCCCAGCCCCCGTACGACTGGGTCGCCGATCACCCCCAGTACACCTGGAGCAAGGCTCCGCGGTACGACGGTCGGGTGGTCCAGGTCGGGCCGGTGGCGCGGGTGATGCTCGCGTACGCGCAGGGGCACCCGGCGACGAAGGCACTGGTCGATGCCGCCACCAAGAAACTCGGCATCACCGTCGGCCAGCTCAACTCGACCGCCGGCCGGACCCTGGCCCGTGCCCTGGAGTGCTCGGTGCTGGCCGACATCCTCGCCCGGACCACCTTCCCGACGTTCGTGAAGAACCTCAAGGGCGGCGACATCGACGTCTTCGACCCGTCGAAGTGGGAGCCGTCGTCGTGGCCGGCGAGCAGTTCCGGCTTCTCCCTGGTCGAGGTGCCGCGAGGTTTCCTGAGTCACTGGGTGAGCGTCGAGAAGGGGAAGGTGGCGCGCTACCAGGCCGTCGTCCCCACCACGTGGCTGGCTGGCGGCCGCGACGCCCAGGGCAGACAGGGACCGTACGAGGAGTCGCTGGCCGGCAAGGGCCAGCACCCGCTGGCTGATCCCTCCCAGCCGCTCGAGCCGCTGCGGACGATCCACTCCTTCGACCCGTGCATGTCATGCGCTGTGCACGTGATGGACCCGGAGGGAGCCGAACTGCAGGTGGCGACGTCATGA
- a CDS encoding hydrogenase small subunit: MTYQPEGWREPTLAENLARAGVERRDFLKFCGGLAAIFAMGGAASAAGAPPATAEEIAGKLGAVTKPNVVWLQLQECTGCMESTLRSGGTTIEEVVLSLLSVNYNELVMAASGEAANKALDETNAKDHLLVVNGSVPLNENGVYCTIGGKSAEQVLRESAQHATAILAVGACAVWGSVQASKPNPTGAVGVDQIIKDKPVINVSGCPPIGEVITATVAYVLSHDGALPKTDAEGRPLFAYDQRIHDSCPRRPHFDAGQYVRTFDDAGARSGWCLYEVGCKGPSTFSPCPVFQWNLHTSWPIGAGHPCLGCTEKQFFDRFTPFYQVLPDVTGLGIESTAEKIGWGLVGATVAGVGVHAGLTGVRHAAARRSAADAGPMQAFGDSEREWRSESSSPGPDDAATDGSEKAE; this comes from the coding sequence ATGACGTACCAACCGGAGGGCTGGCGGGAGCCGACGCTCGCCGAGAACCTCGCGAGAGCCGGGGTCGAGCGGCGGGACTTCCTGAAGTTCTGTGGCGGTCTGGCGGCGATCTTCGCGATGGGAGGCGCAGCCTCCGCCGCGGGCGCACCTCCCGCCACCGCCGAGGAGATCGCCGGGAAACTGGGCGCGGTCACCAAGCCGAACGTGGTCTGGCTGCAGCTTCAGGAGTGCACCGGCTGCATGGAGAGCACGCTGCGATCCGGTGGCACCACCATCGAGGAAGTCGTCCTCAGCCTCCTGTCGGTCAACTACAACGAACTGGTGATGGCGGCCTCGGGCGAGGCGGCCAACAAGGCACTCGACGAGACGAACGCCAAGGACCATCTGCTGGTCGTGAACGGATCCGTGCCGCTCAACGAGAACGGCGTCTACTGCACGATCGGGGGGAAGTCCGCCGAGCAGGTGCTCCGGGAGTCCGCCCAACACGCCACCGCGATCCTGGCCGTCGGCGCCTGCGCCGTCTGGGGGTCGGTGCAGGCCTCGAAGCCCAACCCGACCGGGGCCGTCGGCGTCGACCAGATCATCAAGGACAAGCCCGTCATCAACGTCTCCGGTTGCCCCCCGATCGGAGAGGTGATCACCGCCACCGTGGCGTACGTCCTCAGTCATGACGGGGCCCTGCCGAAGACCGACGCGGAGGGCCGCCCGCTCTTCGCCTACGACCAGCGGATCCACGACTCATGCCCCCGCCGACCGCACTTCGACGCCGGCCAGTACGTCCGTACGTTCGACGATGCCGGTGCCCGCTCTGGGTGGTGCCTCTACGAGGTGGGGTGCAAGGGCCCGAGCACCTTCAGCCCGTGCCCGGTCTTCCAGTGGAACCTGCACACCAGTTGGCCGATCGGTGCCGGACACCCCTGCCTCGGCTGCACCGAGAAGCAGTTCTTCGACCGGTTCACCCCCTTCTACCAGGTGCTCCCCGACGTCACGGGCCTCGGTATCGAGTCGACGGCGGAGAAGATCGGTTGGGGTCTGGTCGGCGCCACCGTCGCCGGAGTCGGCGTCCACGCCGGCCTCACCGGCGTGCGCCACGCTGCCGCTCGTCGGTCGGCCGCCGATGCGGGCCCGATGCAGGCCTTCGGCGACAGCGAGCGGGAGTGGCGGTCGGAGTCCTCCTCGCCGGGGCCGGATGACGCGGCCACGGACGGTTCGGAGAAGGCGGAGTAG
- the hypB gene encoding hydrogenase nickel incorporation protein HypB, with protein sequence MHEVSLCRQLAAAVARATGGREVETVYVDVGQLRQVVPAAMGFAWTFVVKGTALEDASLEMRTLPAELACRACGASSRLGSDLGFDCRACGSPETVLTSGEQFVLTAVDVRTPPPPTTVRPGARLTRGKEIAMGRFHRHDDGTVHVHEHDDEGHGHEQDEHGHDEHGHGEHGPGTHSHDGLPRTGSAELDQLIGDHSGYGTGRERIEILEDIYAENDRLAAANRRALDAAGVRAVNLMSSPGAGKTTLLARTLAALEGRLRVGVVEGDIETPLDAERLAGYGAKISLLNTGDGFGGECHLDAPMVATALRGLDLSSLDLVIIENVGNLVCPAEFDVGEHRKAMVFSITEGEDKPLKYPVMFRAVEAVVLNKMDLAPYLDFDRALFLRNLRAVNPDAVVIEASARTGAGVDAWIDWVTQDSRALDRITPHG encoded by the coding sequence ATGCATGAGGTCTCCCTGTGCCGCCAACTGGCGGCCGCCGTCGCGCGGGCCACGGGAGGCCGTGAGGTCGAGACCGTGTACGTGGACGTGGGCCAGCTCCGCCAGGTCGTGCCGGCGGCGATGGGGTTCGCCTGGACGTTCGTGGTGAAGGGCACGGCACTGGAAGACGCCAGCCTGGAGATGCGCACGCTGCCGGCCGAGCTCGCCTGCCGTGCCTGCGGGGCGAGCAGCCGACTGGGGTCCGACCTCGGCTTCGACTGCCGCGCCTGCGGGTCACCGGAGACGGTGCTGACCAGCGGCGAGCAGTTCGTCCTCACCGCCGTCGACGTCCGCACCCCGCCCCCACCGACGACCGTACGGCCCGGTGCGAGACTGACCCGGGGAAAGGAGATCGCGATGGGGCGCTTCCACCGACATGACGACGGCACGGTCCACGTCCACGAGCACGACGACGAGGGCCATGGGCACGAGCAGGACGAGCACGGGCATGACGAGCACGGGCATGGCGAGCACGGGCCGGGGACGCACAGCCACGACGGACTGCCGCGGACGGGGTCCGCGGAGCTCGACCAGCTGATCGGTGACCATTCCGGCTATGGCACCGGCCGGGAGCGGATCGAGATCCTCGAGGACATCTACGCCGAGAACGATCGGCTGGCCGCCGCCAATCGGCGGGCCCTCGACGCTGCCGGTGTCCGCGCCGTGAACCTGATGAGCTCCCCCGGCGCGGGCAAGACCACGCTGCTCGCCAGGACCCTGGCCGCGCTCGAGGGCCGGCTGCGCGTCGGAGTGGTCGAGGGAGACATCGAGACCCCGTTGGACGCCGAACGGCTGGCGGGGTACGGCGCGAAGATCTCGCTGCTCAACACCGGTGACGGGTTCGGTGGCGAGTGTCACCTTGATGCCCCGATGGTGGCGACGGCCCTGCGCGGGCTGGACCTGAGCTCTCTCGACCTGGTGATCATCGAGAACGTCGGCAACCTGGTCTGCCCGGCCGAGTTCGATGTCGGCGAGCACCGCAAGGCGATGGTCTTCTCCATCACGGAAGGGGAGGACAAGCCGCTGAAGTACCCGGTGATGTTCCGCGCCGTCGAGGCGGTCGTGCTCAACAAGATGGACCTCGCCCCCTACCTCGACTTCGACCGGGCCCTGTTCCTGCGCAACCTTCGAGCCGTCAACCCCGACGCCGTCGTGATCGAGGCCTCGGCGCGCACCGGGGCGGGGGTCGACGCCTGGATCGACTGGGTGACGCAGGACTCACGGGCCCTCGACCGGATCACGCCGCACGGCTGA